One stretch of Actinomadura luzonensis DNA includes these proteins:
- a CDS encoding glutathione-independent formaldehyde dehydrogenase, which translates to MKAVVYEGPRQVRVKEVPDARIERPTDVLVRITSANICGSDLHMYEGRTDFEPGRWFGHENLGQVVEVGDGVDKVQVGDWVVLPFNIACGHCKNCERQLTNYCLTAQPEPKLAGAAYGFADMGPYGGGQAELLRVPWGDFNCLRLGEDAEQRQSDYVMLADIFPTGYHATEMAGVRPGDQTVIYGAGPVGLMAALSATIRGASKVMVVDRHPDRLRLAESIGAIAIDDSKVDPVQVVLDETMGLGADNGCECVGYQAHEPDGHEQPNLTMNRLVASVRFTGRIGCVGVFIPQDPGAGDELAKQGKLAFDFGMFWFKGQHVGSGQAPVKKYNRQLRDLIAAGKAEPSFIVSHELPLDQAPEAYEHFDNRDEGWTKVVLHPATAGAGA; encoded by the coding sequence ATGAAGGCAGTGGTGTACGAGGGGCCACGGCAGGTCAGGGTCAAGGAGGTGCCGGACGCGCGGATCGAACGGCCGACCGACGTCCTGGTGCGGATCACGTCCGCGAACATCTGCGGCTCCGACCTGCACATGTACGAGGGCCGGACCGACTTCGAGCCCGGCCGCTGGTTCGGGCACGAGAACCTGGGTCAGGTGGTCGAGGTCGGCGATGGGGTGGACAAGGTCCAGGTGGGCGACTGGGTCGTGCTGCCCTTCAACATCGCCTGCGGGCACTGCAAGAACTGCGAGCGTCAGCTCACGAACTACTGCCTGACCGCCCAGCCCGAGCCGAAGCTGGCCGGCGCCGCCTACGGCTTCGCCGACATGGGCCCCTACGGCGGCGGGCAGGCCGAGCTGCTGCGCGTGCCCTGGGGCGACTTCAACTGCCTGCGGCTGGGCGAGGACGCCGAGCAGCGCCAGAGCGACTACGTCATGCTCGCCGACATCTTCCCGACCGGCTACCACGCCACCGAGATGGCCGGCGTGCGGCCCGGCGACCAGACGGTCATCTACGGCGCGGGCCCGGTCGGGCTGATGGCCGCCCTCTCGGCGACCATCCGGGGAGCGAGCAAGGTGATGGTCGTCGACCGCCACCCCGACCGGCTGCGGCTGGCCGAGTCGATCGGCGCGATCGCCATCGACGACTCCAAGGTCGACCCGGTGCAGGTCGTGCTGGACGAGACGATGGGGCTGGGCGCGGACAACGGCTGCGAGTGCGTCGGCTATCAGGCGCACGAGCCCGACGGCCATGAGCAGCCCAACCTGACGATGAACCGGCTGGTCGCCTCGGTGCGCTTCACCGGGCGGATCGGCTGCGTCGGCGTCTTCATACCTCAGGACCCGGGGGCCGGCGACGAGCTGGCCAAGCAGGGCAAACTCGCCTTCGACTTCGGCATGTTCTGGTTCAAGGGCCAGCACGTCGGCAGCGGCCAGGCCCCGGTCAAGAAGTACAACCGGCAGCTGCGCGACCTGATCGCCGCGGGCAAGGCCGAACCGTCCTTCATCGTCAGCCACGAGCTGCCTCTCGACCAGGCGCCGGAGGCGTATGAGCACTTCGACAATCGGGACGAGGGCTGGACGAAGGTCGTCCTGCACCCGGCGACGGCGGGGGCGGGTGCCTGA